The Flavobacterium sp. 123 genome contains a region encoding:
- the atpE gene encoding ATP synthase F0 subunit C → MQIPTIVGAGLIVIGAGLGIGRIGGSAMDAIARQPEASGKIQTAMLIAAALIEGIGFAALFAS, encoded by the coding sequence ATGCAAATTCCAACTATTGTAGGAGCAGGATTAATTGTAATCGGAGCAGGTTTAGGTATTGGTAGAATTGGTGGTTCAGCAATGGACGCTATTGCTCGTCAACCAGAAGCTTCAGGAAAAATCCAAACAGCTATGCTTATTGCAGCTGCACTTATTGAAGGTATTGGTTTCGCTGCGTTATTCGCATCTTAA
- the atpH gene encoding ATP synthase F1 subunit delta, translating into MASTRAAIRYAKAILDLSNSKGIAEVVNNDMKLIASTISGNLELSTFIQNPTTTVEVKEKALLEVFKGINGVTQGLFHLLFENKRFEILEAIALEYSKLSDIMNGVEVAKVTTAIPMDAALEAKVLAKIATLSDKKITIENIVDASIIGGFILRIGDKQYNASVANRLQVLKRELSN; encoded by the coding sequence ATGGCAAGTACAAGAGCAGCAATTCGTTATGCAAAAGCAATTTTAGATTTATCAAACTCGAAAGGGATTGCTGAAGTTGTGAATAACGATATGAAATTGATTGCTTCAACAATCAGTGGAAACTTAGAGTTGAGTACTTTTATTCAAAATCCAACTACAACAGTTGAGGTTAAAGAAAAAGCACTTTTAGAAGTTTTTAAAGGAATAAATGGTGTAACTCAAGGGTTATTTCATTTGTTATTTGAAAACAAAAGATTCGAAATTCTAGAAGCAATTGCATTAGAATACAGTAAATTATCTGACATTATGAATGGTGTTGAAGTAGCTAAAGTTACTACAGCTATTCCTATGGATGCTGCATTAGAAGCTAAAGTTTTAGCTAAAATTGCAACACTTTCAGATAAAAAAATCACTATTGAAAATATCGTAGATGCTTCAATTATTGGAGGATTTATTTTAAGAATAGGCGACAAGCAGTACAATGCTTCGGTTGCTAACAGATTACAAGTATTAAAAAGAGAGTTAAGTAATTAG
- the atpA gene encoding F0F1 ATP synthase subunit alpha, with product MAEIKPAEISAILRKQVEGFESGATLEEVGTVLNVGDGIARVYGLSNVQYGELVEFDNGLEAIVLNLEEDNVGVVLLGASTGIKEGSTAKRTQRIASLKVGEEMVGRVVNTLGFPIDGKGPIGGELFEMPLERKAPGVIFRQPVTEPLQTGVKAVDAMIPVGRGQRELVIGDRQTGKSTVCIDTILNQKEFYDAGQPVYCIYVAIGQKASTVAGIAKMLEEKGAMAYTIIVAANASDPSPMQVYAPFAGAAIGEYFRDSGRPALIVYDDLSKQAVAYREVSLLLRRPPGREAYPGDVFYLHSRLLERACKVIADDGIAKNMNDLPDSIKGIVKGGGSLTALPIIETQAGDVSAYIPTNVISITDGQIFLDGDLFNSGVRPAINVGISVSRVGGNAQIKSMKKVAGTLKLDQAQFRELEAFAKFGSDLDAVTLNVIEKGKRNVEILKQGLNDPYTVEDQVAIIYAGSKNLLRNVPVNKVKEFEKDFLEFLNNKHRATLDALKAGKLTDEITDVIETVAKEVSAKYN from the coding sequence ATGGCGGAAATCAAACCTGCTGAAATTTCAGCAATATTAAGAAAGCAAGTAGAAGGTTTTGAATCTGGTGCTACACTAGAAGAAGTAGGAACAGTACTTAATGTTGGAGATGGTATTGCTCGTGTTTACGGGCTTTCTAATGTTCAATACGGAGAATTAGTAGAATTCGACAATGGTCTTGAGGCTATTGTATTGAATCTTGAAGAAGATAATGTTGGGGTGGTACTTTTAGGTGCTTCAACAGGAATCAAAGAAGGTTCAACTGCAAAAAGAACACAACGTATTGCTTCTCTTAAAGTAGGAGAAGAAATGGTAGGACGTGTAGTTAACACACTTGGTTTTCCAATTGATGGAAAAGGACCAATCGGTGGTGAATTATTCGAAATGCCTTTAGAAAGAAAAGCTCCTGGAGTTATCTTCCGTCAACCAGTTACTGAACCATTACAAACAGGAGTAAAAGCAGTAGATGCTATGATCCCAGTTGGTCGTGGACAACGTGAGTTGGTTATTGGTGACCGTCAAACAGGTAAATCAACTGTTTGTATTGACACTATCTTAAATCAAAAAGAATTTTACGATGCAGGTCAACCTGTATATTGTATCTATGTTGCTATTGGGCAAAAAGCTTCAACAGTAGCTGGAATCGCAAAAATGTTAGAAGAAAAAGGAGCAATGGCTTACACTATTATTGTTGCTGCTAATGCTTCTGATCCATCTCCAATGCAAGTTTATGCTCCTTTCGCAGGTGCTGCTATTGGTGAATACTTCAGAGATTCAGGTCGTCCTGCTTTGATTGTATATGATGATTTATCTAAACAAGCAGTTGCTTACCGTGAGGTTTCTCTTTTATTAAGAAGACCACCGGGACGTGAAGCTTATCCTGGAGACGTTTTCTACTTACACTCTCGTTTATTAGAGCGTGCTTGTAAAGTAATTGCTGATGATGGAATTGCTAAAAACATGAATGATTTACCAGATTCTATCAAAGGAATTGTTAAAGGTGGTGGTTCATTAACAGCTTTACCAATTATCGAAACTCAAGCTGGTGACGTTTCTGCATATATCCCAACTAACGTAATCTCTATTACAGATGGTCAAATTTTCTTAGATGGAGATTTGTTCAACTCTGGAGTACGTCCTGCAATTAACGTAGGTATTTCTGTATCTCGTGTGGGAGGTAATGCACAAATTAAATCAATGAAAAAAGTAGCAGGTACTTTGAAACTAGATCAAGCACAATTCCGTGAATTGGAAGCGTTTGCTAAATTTGGTTCTGATCTTGATGCTGTTACATTAAACGTAATTGAAAAAGGAAAAAGAAATGTTGAAATCTTGAAACAAGGTTTGAACGATCCTTATACAGTTGAAGACCAAGTTGCAATTATCTATGCTGGTTCAAAAAACTTGTTGAGAAATGTTCCTGTGAATAAAGTAAAAGAATTTGAGAAAGATTTCTTAGAATTCTTGAACAACAAACACAGAGCAACTCTTGATGCTTTGAAAGCAGGGAAATTAACAGACGAAATTACAGATGTAATCGAGACTGTAGCAAAAGAAGTTTCAGCAAAATATAACTAA
- the atpG gene encoding ATP synthase F1 subunit gamma: MANLKEIRNRITSISSTMQITSAMKMVSAAKLKKAQDAITAMRPYAEKLTELLQNLSATLDGDVGGDFTTQREVKKVLIVAITSNRGLCGAFNSNVIKEAKTRSEYYAGKQVDVFAIGKKGNDILSKTLTVVDNQSAVFDNLTFDNVAAIADVLTQKFVSGEYDKIELIYNQFKNAATQIVQTEQFLPLAPIKSEKSASAGDYIFEPSKEEIVLTLIPKSLKTQLYKGIRDSFASEHGARMTAMHKATDNATELRDQLKLTYNKARQAAITNEILEIVGGAEALNG; encoded by the coding sequence ATGGCAAATTTAAAGGAAATCCGTAATAGAATTACTTCCATTTCATCTACGATGCAAATTACATCGGCAATGAAAATGGTTTCTGCAGCAAAGCTAAAGAAAGCACAAGATGCAATCACAGCTATGCGACCTTATGCCGAAAAATTAACGGAATTATTACAAAACCTTTCCGCAACTCTAGACGGAGATGTAGGAGGAGATTTTACTACACAACGTGAAGTGAAAAAAGTTTTAATTGTTGCAATCACTTCTAATAGAGGTTTATGTGGAGCTTTTAATTCAAATGTAATTAAGGAAGCTAAAACACGTTCTGAATATTATGCTGGAAAACAAGTTGATGTTTTTGCCATAGGTAAAAAAGGAAACGATATTCTTAGCAAAACCCTTACGGTAGTTGATAATCAAAGCGCTGTTTTTGACAATCTTACTTTTGACAATGTGGCTGCTATTGCAGACGTATTAACTCAAAAATTTGTTTCTGGCGAGTATGACAAAATAGAATTGATTTACAATCAGTTTAAAAATGCAGCTACTCAAATTGTACAAACAGAACAATTTTTGCCTTTAGCTCCTATTAAATCAGAAAAATCAGCTTCAGCTGGTGATTATATTTTCGAGCCTTCAAAAGAAGAAATTGTATTGACTTTGATTCCAAAATCATTAAAAACACAATTGTATAAAGGGATAAGAGATTCATTTGCATCTGAGCACGGAGCTCGTATGACAGCTATGCACAAAGCAACTGATAATGCTACTGAGTTGAGAGATCAATTAAAATTGACTTACAATAAAGCACGTCAAGCAGCTATTACTAATGAAATCCTTGAGATTGTTGGTGGTGCAGAAGCATTGAACGGATAG
- a CDS encoding F0F1 ATP synthase subunit B, with product MDKLINDFSFGLFIWQVVIFVGLIFLLKKFAWKPILDAVNDREEGIKNALESAENARKEMQNLQADNQRILQEARLERDNMLKDAREMKEKMVADAKNEAQAQGQKMIEQAKAAIESEKNAAMAELKLQVSTLSLSIAEKVLKDELSNKESQTKLVEKMLGDVKLN from the coding sequence ATGGATAAGTTAATAAATGATTTTTCGTTTGGTTTGTTTATTTGGCAAGTAGTAATATTTGTTGGATTAATATTCTTATTAAAAAAATTCGCTTGGAAACCAATTCTTGATGCAGTTAATGATAGAGAAGAAGGAATTAAAAATGCATTAGAATCAGCTGAAAACGCTAGAAAAGAAATGCAAAACCTTCAAGCAGATAACCAACGTATTTTACAAGAAGCAAGATTAGAGCGTGACAACATGCTTAAAGATGCTCGTGAAATGAAAGAAAAAATGGTTGCTGATGCTAAAAATGAAGCGCAAGCTCAAGGTCAAAAAATGATCGAGCAAGCGAAAGCAGCAATTGAAAGCGAAAAAAATGCGGCTATGGCTGAATTGAAATTACAAGTTTCAACTTTGTCATTGAGTATTGCAGAAAAAGTATTGAAAGACGAATTATCTAATAAAGAATCTCAAACTAAATTAGTAGAGAAAATGTTAGGTGACGTAAAACTGAACTAA
- the atpB gene encoding F0F1 ATP synthase subunit A, whose amino-acid sequence MVISNKPLRFIIATLVACLPLISFANPVQDSVKVETEVAHEASQEAHAEPTDVKSKIKEFINHHLLDAHDFTISANEETGEHYGFSLPIILWDNGLQVFSSSKFHHGEEVAESNGNYYVLHHEKIYKTDANGTLTEGEHGHPTNVTPLDLSITKSVVGILGIAFLMFFLFRGLAKSYAKNNGIASGAGRFFEPLVLYVRDEIAIPNIGEKNYKKYMSYLLTIFFFVFFLNILGLTPLGFNVTGNIAITASLALLTYLITTFSANKNYWGHIFWMPGVPTPMKFILAPIELLGTIIKPFSLMIRLYANILAGHVVLMSIIGLMFIFKSWIGSTLSFGLAFALSILEILVAFLQAYIFTMLSALYFGAGNEEHHHDEAHH is encoded by the coding sequence ATGGTGATTTCAAACAAACCACTTAGATTTATAATAGCGACTTTAGTAGCGTGTCTTCCTTTAATTAGTTTTGCAAATCCGGTACAGGATTCTGTAAAAGTAGAAACCGAAGTAGCTCACGAGGCATCACAAGAAGCTCATGCTGAACCAACGGATGTAAAATCTAAAATCAAAGAGTTTATTAATCATCACCTTTTAGATGCGCATGATTTTACTATTTCTGCAAATGAAGAAACTGGTGAACATTATGGTTTTTCACTACCTATTATTCTTTGGGATAATGGTTTACAAGTTTTTTCTTCTTCAAAATTCCACCATGGTGAAGAAGTTGCGGAAAGCAATGGAAATTACTACGTATTGCACCATGAAAAAATATACAAAACAGATGCTAACGGAACTTTAACCGAAGGAGAGCATGGACATCCAACTAACGTTACACCACTTGATTTATCTATTACTAAGAGTGTAGTTGGGATTTTAGGAATTGCATTTTTAATGTTTTTCTTATTTAGAGGATTAGCAAAATCATATGCTAAAAATAATGGAATTGCTTCTGGAGCAGGACGTTTCTTCGAACCTCTTGTATTATATGTAAGAGACGAAATTGCTATCCCAAACATTGGAGAAAAGAATTATAAAAAATACATGAGTTATTTATTAACTATATTTTTCTTTGTTTTCTTCTTGAATATATTAGGATTAACTCCACTAGGATTTAATGTAACTGGTAATATTGCAATAACAGCTTCATTAGCTTTATTGACATATTTAATCACTACTTTTTCCGCTAATAAAAATTATTGGGGACACATTTTCTGGATGCCAGGAGTGCCAACACCAATGAAATTTATCTTGGCACCAATTGAATTATTAGGAACAATCATCAAGCCATTTTCATTAATGATACGTTTGTACGCTAACATTTTAGCAGGTCACGTAGTTTTAATGAGTATCATTGGTTTAATGTTTATCTTTAAAAGCTGGATTGGAAGCACATTATCTTTTGGATTGGCGTTTGCGCTTTCTATCCTTGAAATATTAGTGGCTTTTTTACAAGCATATATTTTCACCATGTTATCTGCCCTTTATTTTGGTGCAGGAAATGAAGAGCATCATCATGACGAAGCTCACCATTAA
- a CDS encoding AtpZ/AtpI family protein, whose product MDQKPNKKQFNKWLALINIPIQMGAIIFLFSYLGDWLDEKHPSPKVYYNKILIMIGVVLALYNVIRQVNEINKSQ is encoded by the coding sequence ATGGATCAGAAACCCAACAAAAAACAATTTAATAAATGGCTAGCCCTGATTAATATTCCTATTCAAATGGGGGCAATCATCTTTCTCTTTTCCTATTTAGGAGACTGGCTGGATGAAAAACATCCAAGTCCTAAAGTGTATTATAATAAAATCCTAATAATGATAGGTGTTGTACTAGCCTTGTATAACGTTATTAGGCAAGTAAACGAAATCAATAAATCACAATAA
- a CDS encoding ABC transporter ATP-binding protein, whose translation MIRVNELSKKYNGTTVLKIENLEIPKGQSFGLVGNNGAGKTTFFSLLLDLIQPSTGYIINNEVRVNSSENWKPFTASFLDESFLIGYLTPEEYFYFIGDLRNQNKADVDALLAKYEEFFNGEILKNKKYLRDLSKGNQKKVGIIATLIGNPEVIILDEPFANLDPTTVNRLKKIIKELAENPNSTILVSSHDLQHTVDVCDRIVVLNKGEIVKDIQTSEETLQELEAFFAV comes from the coding sequence ATGATACGAGTAAACGAACTTTCAAAAAAATATAACGGAACAACAGTTCTAAAAATCGAAAATCTAGAAATTCCCAAAGGACAAAGTTTTGGATTAGTAGGAAATAATGGTGCTGGAAAAACCACATTTTTTAGTTTGCTTTTGGATTTAATTCAGCCATCTACGGGGTATATTATCAACAACGAAGTTCGAGTAAATAGCAGTGAAAACTGGAAACCATTCACCGCTTCTTTTTTAGATGAAAGCTTTTTAATTGGTTACTTAACACCCGAAGAATATTTTTATTTCATTGGCGATTTACGCAATCAAAACAAAGCCGATGTCGATGCTTTATTAGCGAAATATGAAGAATTTTTCAACGGTGAAATCCTTAAAAACAAAAAATATTTACGGGATTTATCCAAAGGAAATCAAAAGAAAGTGGGAATTATTGCTACACTTATTGGCAATCCTGAAGTGATAATTCTAGATGAGCCCTTTGCAAATTTGGATCCGACAACAGTAAATCGATTGAAAAAAATCATCAAAGAACTCGCCGAAAATCCCAACAGTACCATTTTAGTTTCCAGTCATGACTTACAACATACAGTCGATGTTTGTGATAGAATTGTGGTATTAAATAAAGGTGAAATCGTGAAAGATATTCAAACATCTGAAGAGACATTACAGGAGCTAGAAGCGTTTTTTGCGGTTTAA
- a CDS encoding lipopolysaccharide biosynthesis protein translates to MGLYKNLFKQTAIYGLATVLPRMLSFLLVRLYTGILPTAEYGEVSIVLSWMVFFNVILSYGMETAFFRFYNSETDKKNVIATTTISIFWSSIFFLFGALIFRSTLAAMANVDVQYITYSIWILVLDALVIVPFSKLRANQRPMMYAAIKIGNVAVNLILNLFFLLALPKIADSSPNSFIGNLYVENFEIGYIFISNLLASLLTFVVLSPNYLFLKRNFDRVLWKKMMKYSLPILVAGIAFAVNEHFDKILLGYLLPENIAKSEVGAYSACYKLGLFMVLFATAFRLGIEPFFFSHSNKENAPQTYAVITKYFVILGSLILLGVIVFADVLKLLLLDNKSYWEAMKVVPLIILANFFLGIYNNLSVWYKLTDKTIIGAYISIVGAIVTLVLNYFLIPKYSYYGSAIATISAYGSMMFISYVLGNKHYPIPYDMEKIGAYLGISIGFSVISFYGFRENYFVGIPLLLLFMYFIYHNEKATILSIAKRKKQ, encoded by the coding sequence TTGGGATTATATAAAAATCTTTTCAAACAGACTGCGATTTACGGGTTAGCAACCGTTTTACCCCGTATGTTGAGTTTCTTACTCGTAAGGTTGTACACAGGAATATTGCCAACCGCCGAATATGGTGAGGTTTCCATTGTATTGTCATGGATGGTTTTTTTCAACGTAATTTTATCCTACGGAATGGAAACTGCTTTCTTTCGGTTTTATAATTCTGAAACGGATAAGAAAAATGTCATTGCAACGACTACAATATCTATATTTTGGTCTTCTATTTTCTTTCTTTTTGGCGCCTTAATTTTCAGAAGTACATTGGCTGCTATGGCTAATGTTGATGTGCAGTACATAACCTATTCCATCTGGATTTTAGTTTTGGATGCATTAGTGATAGTGCCGTTTTCTAAATTGCGTGCCAATCAAAGACCGATGATGTATGCTGCAATTAAAATTGGAAATGTAGCTGTAAATTTAATTCTAAATCTTTTCTTTTTATTGGCATTGCCTAAAATTGCAGATTCAAGTCCGAATTCATTTATTGGAAATTTATACGTTGAAAATTTCGAAATAGGATATATTTTCATTTCCAATTTATTGGCAAGTTTGCTGACTTTTGTAGTTCTTTCTCCAAATTATCTTTTTCTAAAACGAAATTTTGATCGCGTACTTTGGAAAAAAATGATGAAATACAGTTTGCCTATTCTCGTTGCAGGAATTGCATTTGCAGTAAATGAGCATTTTGATAAAATTTTATTAGGATACTTGCTTCCTGAAAACATTGCAAAATCTGAAGTAGGAGCTTATTCTGCCTGTTATAAGCTTGGATTGTTTATGGTTTTATTTGCAACAGCTTTCCGTTTAGGTATTGAACCGTTCTTTTTTAGTCATTCAAATAAAGAAAACGCACCGCAAACCTATGCGGTTATTACTAAGTATTTCGTGATTTTAGGATCCTTAATATTACTTGGTGTAATTGTTTTTGCGGATGTTTTAAAACTATTACTACTTGATAATAAATCCTATTGGGAAGCAATGAAAGTGGTTCCGTTGATTATTTTGGCTAATTTTTTCTTAGGGATTTATAACAATCTTTCGGTTTGGTATAAACTTACCGATAAAACTATAATTGGCGCTTATATTTCAATTGTTGGAGCAATAGTAACATTGGTTTTGAATTATTTTTTAATCCCAAAATACAGTTATTACGGTTCTGCTATTGCCACAATTTCAGCTTATGGAAGCATGATGTTTATTTCGTATGTTTTAGGAAACAAACATTATCCGATACCGTATGATATGGAAAAAATTGGGGCTTATTTGGGAATATCAATTGGATTTTCGGTAATTTCATTTTATGGATTCCGAGAGAATTATTTCGTTGGAATTCCATTGTTGTTGCTCTTTATGTATTTTATATACCACAACGAAAAAGCAACAATATTAAGTATTGCAAAACGAAAAAAACAATAA
- a CDS encoding GNAT family N-acetyltransferase — translation MKLEIKELITLPEMLSQLEIIKHLYPKFTAEKYQSYLEEMVPHNYKQIAVFDGDVCVGLSGLWSGIKLWCGKYFEIDNFIVHPEHRGKGIAKMMTDYIHTKAQESGCTMIVLDAYTGNFTAHRFYYNQGYAPRGFHFIKTLDESGLS, via the coding sequence ATGAAATTGGAAATCAAAGAATTAATTACATTACCTGAAATGCTTTCTCAATTAGAAATTATTAAGCATTTATATCCAAAATTTACTGCTGAAAAATACCAGTCATATCTTGAGGAAATGGTCCCTCACAATTACAAACAAATTGCTGTGTTTGATGGCGATGTTTGTGTGGGTCTTTCTGGTTTATGGTCTGGGATTAAATTATGGTGTGGAAAGTATTTTGAGATAGATAATTTTATTGTACACCCAGAGCATCGTGGCAAAGGAATTGCAAAAATGATGACAGATTATATCCATACAAAAGCGCAAGAAAGTGGCTGTACTATGATTGTTCTGGATGCTTATACAGGAAATTTTACCGCACATCGTTTTTATTACAATCAAGGATATGCTCCTAGAGGATTTCATTTTATAAAGACTTTGGACGAGTCTGGCTTATCTTAA
- a CDS encoding gliding motility protein encodes MARNSHALSTEYNILYNGQIALGKGIESIKANSVDNFWKRLPIERMQIKEDFTPDGKTKNTDFELAETKATKAIQKHSMNIGGSEKNTQIDEAYLLLGQARYYDQRFIPALDAFNYILYKYPNSSNIYTAKIWREKTNMRLGNDALVVKNINKLLKDKQLKKQIFADANALLSEAFLNLEEKDSAIAKLKKAVDYTKINAEKARYRFILGQLYQESDKKDSAAYFYQSVIDMNRKAERKYMVQAYAKKAQLFDYQKDDKEAFINTYNKLVADRENRPLLDVIFYEMGVFYDTNKDQKLAKKFYNASLKTASKDLYLNASNYRNLGNMYFKNTDYSTAAKYYDSTLVKLDAKTREYIYIQKTRKNLDEVIKYEGIAKINDSILNLVGLSQADRITYFDNYIVKQKASDDAKRVLEEKQKQTQANIDRNSKPTSSFEPNSNVDYSNPKKAIATSPTIKDASVKENASVFYFYNPTTVAFGKLEFKKIWGDRTLSGNWRISGNSNSIKLNDTINNNEVAENKVTPDKPIEKYEVSFYLKQIPTEQATIENIAKERNFAYYQLGIIYKEKYKEYPLAIAKLEQLLKNNPEEKMILPSMYNLYKMYQITDANKAAEMKKKISAQFPDSRYAQIINNSNVSNSSAIESPEAAYNAVYKLYQDEKFTTVLEKSTVLINQFSGDEIVSKIELLKANTIGKLYGLTAYKNALQEIADNYPNREEGKNAQEILNTQIPFLEQMNFNKTDTKSWKILYKVGAREDKSTKAIEDKIKKFITDENIQKLSYSYDIYTDKENFITIHGMQSEEYANDVALLLKENKNFKIVEPAIVVSKENYKIIQIKKNLDTYLASKNQ; translated from the coding sequence TTGGCTAGAAATTCCCACGCTTTAAGTACAGAATATAACATTTTGTATAATGGTCAAATTGCATTAGGCAAAGGAATTGAAAGCATAAAGGCGAATAGCGTTGATAATTTTTGGAAACGTTTGCCAATTGAAAGAATGCAAATCAAGGAGGATTTTACTCCTGATGGAAAAACAAAAAACACCGATTTTGAATTAGCCGAAACTAAAGCTACAAAGGCAATCCAAAAACATTCCATGAACATTGGTGGAAGCGAAAAAAATACCCAGATAGATGAAGCGTATTTGCTACTTGGGCAAGCACGTTATTATGACCAAAGATTTATTCCCGCTTTAGATGCATTCAATTATATTTTATATAAATATCCCAACAGCAGTAATATTTATACCGCAAAAATTTGGCGTGAAAAAACCAATATGCGTTTAGGAAATGATGCTTTGGTGGTTAAAAACATCAATAAACTTTTAAAAGATAAACAACTCAAAAAACAAATTTTTGCAGACGCAAATGCGTTGTTATCAGAAGCATTTTTGAATTTAGAAGAAAAAGACAGTGCTATAGCTAAATTAAAAAAAGCGGTTGACTATACCAAAATAAATGCCGAAAAAGCGAGATATAGATTTATTTTGGGGCAGTTGTATCAAGAATCAGACAAAAAGGATAGCGCAGCCTATTTCTACCAATCGGTTATTGACATGAATCGAAAAGCCGAAAGAAAATATATGGTTCAGGCCTATGCGAAAAAAGCACAATTATTTGATTATCAAAAAGACGACAAAGAAGCGTTTATAAACACCTATAACAAACTGGTTGCAGACCGAGAAAACAGACCGCTTTTAGATGTTATATTTTATGAAATGGGGGTTTTTTATGACACAAATAAAGATCAAAAATTAGCTAAGAAATTTTATAATGCTTCTCTGAAAACAGCTTCTAAAGATTTGTATTTGAATGCCTCAAATTATAGAAATCTTGGAAACATGTATTTTAAAAATACGGATTATTCAACTGCGGCAAAATATTACGACAGTACCTTAGTAAAATTAGATGCTAAAACTAGAGAATACATTTACATTCAAAAAACCAGAAAAAATTTAGATGAGGTTATAAAATATGAAGGTATTGCTAAGATAAATGATAGTATTTTGAATTTGGTTGGATTGTCTCAAGCAGATAGAATTACATATTTTGACAATTATATTGTAAAACAGAAAGCGAGTGATGATGCCAAAAGAGTTTTAGAAGAAAAGCAAAAACAAACCCAAGCCAATATTGATAGAAATAGTAAGCCAACATCTTCTTTTGAACCGAATTCAAATGTAGATTATAGCAATCCCAAAAAAGCTATAGCGACTTCTCCAACGATTAAAGATGCTTCTGTAAAAGAAAATGCTAGTGTTTTCTATTTTTATAACCCTACTACAGTAGCGTTTGGAAAATTAGAATTTAAGAAAATTTGGGGCGACCGAACTTTGTCAGGAAATTGGAGAATTTCGGGAAATTCGAATTCTATAAAACTAAATGACACTATAAATAACAATGAGGTTGCTGAAAACAAAGTTACTCCGGATAAACCAATAGAAAAATATGAGGTTAGTTTTTATCTAAAACAAATCCCAACAGAACAAGCAACAATTGAGAATATTGCCAAAGAACGTAATTTTGCATATTATCAATTGGGAATTATTTATAAAGAAAAATACAAGGAATATCCGTTAGCCATTGCTAAACTAGAGCAGTTATTAAAAAACAATCCTGAAGAAAAAATGATTCTTCCTTCCATGTATAATTTGTATAAAATGTATCAAATCACGGATGCAAATAAAGCAGCGGAAATGAAGAAAAAGATTTCTGCACAATTCCCAGATTCACGCTATGCACAGATTATAAATAATTCGAATGTGAGTAATAGTTCCGCTATTGAATCTCCAGAAGCAGCCTACAATGCTGTTTATAAATTATATCAAGACGAAAAATTTACAACTGTTTTAGAGAAATCTACTGTATTAATAAATCAATTTTCGGGAGATGAAATTGTTTCTAAAATCGAATTGCTCAAAGCAAATACTATTGGTAAGTTATACGGATTGACTGCTTATAAAAACGCCTTACAAGAAATAGCCGATAATTATCCAAATCGAGAAGAAGGTAAAAATGCACAGGAAATTTTAAATACTCAGATTCCGTTTTTAGAGCAAATGAATTTTAATAAAACAGACACTAAGAGCTGGAAAATTTTATATAAAGTTGGCGCTAGAGAAGATAAATCTACAAAAGCCATTGAAGATAAAATCAAAAAATTCATCACGGATGAAAACATTCAAAAGTTGTCTTATTCGTATGATATTTATACCGATAAAGAAAACTTTATAACGATTCATGGAATGCAGTCAGAAGAATATGCAAATGATGTTGCGTTGCTTTTGAAAGAAAATAAAAATTTCAAAATTGTTGAGCCTGCAATTGTGGTTTCAAAAGAAAACTACAAAATAATTCAAATCAAGAAAAATCTGGATACTTATTTAGCATCAAAAAACCAATAG
- a CDS encoding polymer-forming cytoskeletal protein, with the protein MFDKKPKSYTELLGKTNRIVEGTIIKGNIISHADFRLDGELIGDFQSDGKIVIGPAGSITGDIVCKNADIEGKFNGKIQVLEVLNVKSKASIHGEVIVGRLSVEPGADFSASCIMKTNVKNLIPNDGSETQQKTI; encoded by the coding sequence ATGTTTGATAAAAAGCCAAAATCATACACCGAACTTTTAGGGAAAACCAATAGAATAGTTGAAGGAACCATTATAAAAGGGAATATTATTTCGCACGCAGATTTCAGATTAGACGGCGAATTAATAGGCGATTTTCAATCTGATGGAAAAATTGTAATTGGTCCTGCAGGAAGTATCACAGGAGATATTGTTTGTAAAAATGCGGATATTGAAGGAAAGTTCAACGGCAAAATCCAAGTTTTAGAAGTGCTGAATGTAAAATCCAAAGCTAGCATTCACGGAGAGGTTATTGTTGGAAGATTATCCGTAGAACCAGGAGCTGATTTTAGCGCTTCTTGTATTATGAAAACCAACGTAAAAAATCTAATACCAAACGATGGATCAGAAACCCAACAAAAAACAATTTAA